Proteins encoded together in one Canis lupus dingo isolate Sandy chromosome 34, ASM325472v2, whole genome shotgun sequence window:
- the B3GALNT1 gene encoding UDP-GalNAc:beta-1,3-N-acetylgalactosaminyltransferase 1: MALSLLTTLPSRMSLRSLKWSLLLLSLLSFLVMWYLSLPHYNVIERVNWMYFYEYEPIYRQDFRFTLREHSNCSHQNPFLVILVTSHPSDVKARQAIRVTWGEKKSWWGYEVLTFFLLGQQAEKEDKMLALSLEDEHLLYGDIIRQDFLDTYNNLTLKTIMAFRWVTEFCPNAKYIMKTDTDVFINTGNLVKYLLNVNHSEKFFTGYPLIDNYSYRGFYQKAHISYQEYPFKVFPPYCSGLGYIMSIDLVPRIYEMMSHVKPIKFEDVYVGICLNLLKVDIHIPEDTNLFFLYRIHLDVCQLRRVIAAHGFSSKEIITFWQVMLRNTTCHY; encoded by the coding sequence ATGGCCCTCTCTCTCTTGACCACCCTTCCGAGTAGGATGTCACTGAGATCCCTCAAATGGAGCCTCCTCCTGCTGTCACTCCTGAGTTTCCTTGTGATGTGGTACCTCAGCCTGCCCCACTACAATGTAATAGAACGTGTAAACTGGATGTACTTCTATGAGTATGAGCCAATTTACAGACAAGACTTTCGCTTCACACTTCGAGAGCATTCAAACTGCTCTCATCAGAACCCATTTCTTGTCATCCTGGTGACCTCACACCCTTCAGATGTGAAAGCCAGACAGGCCATTAGAGTTACTTGGGGTGAAAAAAAGTCTTGGTGGGGATATGaagttcttacatttttcttattaggCCAACAGGctgaaaaggaagacaaaatgtTAGCATTGTCCTTAGAGGATGAACACCTTCTTTATGGTGACATAATACGACAGGATTTTTTAGACACATATAATAATCTGACCTTGAAAACAATTATGGCATTCAGGTGGGTAACTGAGTTTTGCCCCAATGCCAAGTACATCATGAAAACAGACACTGATGTTTTCATCAATACTGGCAATTTAGTGAAGTATCTTTTAAATGTAAACCACTCAGAGAAGTTTTTCACAGGTTATCCTTTGATTGATAACTATTCCTATAGAGGTTTTTATCAAAAAGCCCATATTTCATACCAGGAGTATCCCTTCAAGGTGTTTCCTCCATACTGCAGTGGGTTGGGTTATATAATGTCCATAGATTTGGTGCCAAGAATCTATGAAATGATGAGTCATGTAAAACCCATCAAGTTTGAAGATGTTTATGTTGGGATCTGTTTGAACTTATTAAAAGTAGACATCCATATTCCAGAAGACACCaaccttttctttttgtatagGATCCATTTGGATGTCTGTCAACTCAGACGTGTGATTGCAGCCCATGGCTTTTCTTCGAAGGAAATTATCACATTTTGGCAGGTTATGCTAAGGAATACCACATGCCATTATTAA